One window of Klebsiella quasivariicola genomic DNA carries:
- a CDS encoding AsmA family protein, with product MKFLGKLILWLLVALLLVIIGAWFLLQTHWGARQASAWLSNGTGWQVSFDAMEHDFSSPLHVQLQNVTFGREGKPATLVAKTVDIGFSTRQFSDPLHADEIVLNDGTLNLSPHSADLPFAADRLMLRNMAFNSPETGWALSAQRVTGGVSPWTPEAGNVLGKTAQIQMSAGSMTLNGVEASNVLIQGKIDQGEVTLSTLGADVARGTLTGNAKRSADGSWRVDNLQLNEIRLQSAASLADFFAPLTTVPSLQIGRLDITDARLQGPDWAVTDLDLSLRNLTLSHGGWQSEDGTLSMNASEFIYGSLHFFDPILNAEFSPQGIALRQFTSRWEGGMVRTSGNWLRAGNALVLDDTAFAGLEYTLPANWKQLWMAPLPAWLQSLTLKKFSASRNLIIDVDPAFPWQITALDGYGGELQLVKNGNWGVWNGSATLNAAAATFNRVDVRRPSLKLSATVSTVNITELSAFTERGILQATAAVSQLPQRQVNLSLNGRGVPLGILQAWGWPALPISGDGNLQLTASGSVQADAPLKPTVNGQLSAVNMEKQQVAQTMRNGEVNTAPAAPQ from the coding sequence ATGAAATTTCTTGGAAAGCTGATTCTCTGGCTGCTAGTCGCTCTGCTGCTCGTCATTATTGGCGCGTGGTTCCTGCTGCAAACCCACTGGGGCGCCCGCCAGGCCAGCGCCTGGCTGAGCAATGGCACCGGCTGGCAGGTCTCCTTTGATGCGATGGAACACGATTTCTCCTCTCCTCTTCATGTGCAGCTGCAAAACGTCACCTTTGGCCGGGAAGGCAAGCCGGCAACCCTGGTGGCAAAAACGGTCGATATTGGCTTCAGCACCCGCCAGTTTAGCGATCCGCTGCATGCAGATGAGATTGTGCTTAACGACGGCACCCTGAATCTGTCGCCCCACTCTGCCGACCTGCCGTTCGCTGCCGACCGGTTGATGTTGCGCAATATGGCTTTCAACAGCCCGGAAACCGGCTGGGCGCTCAGCGCGCAGCGCGTCACCGGCGGCGTCAGCCCATGGACGCCGGAAGCGGGCAATGTGCTGGGGAAAACGGCGCAGATCCAGATGAGTGCGGGCTCGATGACCCTCAATGGCGTCGAAGCCAGCAACGTTCTGATTCAGGGTAAGATTGATCAGGGCGAGGTCACCCTCTCCACCCTCGGCGCCGATGTCGCCCGCGGCACCTTAACCGGCAATGCGAAACGCAGCGCCGACGGCAGCTGGCGGGTGGATAACCTCCAGCTCAACGAGATTCGACTGCAAAGCGCCGCCTCGCTGGCCGACTTTTTCGCCCCGCTGACCACCGTCCCTTCTCTGCAGATTGGCCGCCTGGATATCACCGACGCCCGCCTGCAGGGGCCGGACTGGGCGGTAACCGACCTCGACCTGAGCCTGCGCAACCTGACGCTTAGCCACGGCGGCTGGCAGAGCGAGGACGGCACGCTGTCGATGAACGCCAGCGAATTTATCTACGGCTCGCTGCACTTCTTCGACCCGATCCTCAACGCCGAATTCTCTCCGCAGGGCATTGCGCTGCGCCAATTTACCTCACGCTGGGAGGGCGGCATGGTGCGCACCTCCGGCAACTGGCTGCGCGCCGGGAACGCCCTGGTGCTCGACGATACCGCCTTTGCCGGGCTGGAGTACACGCTGCCGGCGAACTGGAAACAGCTGTGGATGGCACCGCTGCCAGCCTGGCTGCAAAGCCTGACGCTGAAAAAATTTAGCGCCAGCCGCAACCTGATCATCGATGTGGATCCTGCCTTCCCGTGGCAAATAACCGCTCTCGACGGCTATGGCGGCGAGCTGCAGCTGGTGAAAAACGGCAACTGGGGGGTATGGAACGGCAGCGCGACGCTGAACGCCGCGGCGGCGACCTTTAACCGAGTTGACGTGCGCCGCCCGTCACTTAAGCTGAGCGCCACGGTGTCGACGGTCAATATTACCGAGCTCAGCGCCTTCACCGAGCGCGGCATTCTGCAGGCCACCGCAGCGGTGTCGCAGCTGCCCCAGCGCCAGGTCAATCTCAGCCTGAACGGCCGCGGCGTGCCGCTGGGTATTCTGCAGGCCTGGGGCTGGCCCGCTCTGCCCATTAGCGGAGATGGTAATCTCCAGCTGACCGCCAGCGGCAGCGTGCAGGCCGATGCCCCGCTCAAGCCGACGGTTAACGGACAGCTCAGCGCCGTGAATATGGAGAAACAGCAGGTCGCGCAAACCATGCGCAACGGCGAGGTCAACACCGCCCCCGCCGCGCCGCAGTAA
- the gltS gene encoding sodium/glutamate symporter, with amino-acid sequence MFHLDTLSTLVAATLVLLLGRKLVQTVPFLKKYTIPEPVAGGLLVALALLVLKKSMDIEIDFDMSLKDPLMLAFFATIGLNANLASLRAGGKVLGTFLIVVVGLLLLQNALGIGMAKLLGLDPLMGLLAGSITLSGGHGTGAAWSKLFVERYGFANATEVAMACATFGLVLGGLIGGPVARYLVKHSSSPDGTPDDQMAPTAFEKPDVGRVITSLVLIESIALIAICLTVGKVVAQLLAGSVFELPTFVCVLFIGVILSNSLALAGLYRVFDRAVSVLGNVSLSLFLAMALMSLKLWELASLALPMIIILAVQSVAMALYAVFVTYRMMGKNYDAAVLAAGHCGFGLGATPTAIANMQAITDRFGPSHMAFLVVPMVGAFFIDIVNALVIKLYLLLPMFG; translated from the coding sequence ATGTTTCACCTCGATACCTTATCGACGCTCGTTGCCGCAACGCTTGTGCTGTTACTCGGCAGAAAACTCGTACAAACCGTTCCCTTCCTCAAGAAATATACCATTCCTGAACCCGTTGCCGGTGGTCTGCTGGTGGCGCTGGCGCTGCTGGTGCTGAAAAAAAGCATGGATATCGAAATTGATTTCGATATGAGCCTGAAAGATCCGCTGATGCTGGCGTTCTTCGCTACTATCGGCCTTAACGCCAACCTCGCCAGCCTGCGGGCGGGCGGCAAAGTGCTGGGCACATTTCTGATCGTGGTGGTCGGCCTGCTGCTCCTGCAGAATGCCCTCGGTATCGGCATGGCGAAGCTGCTGGGGCTGGATCCGCTAATGGGGCTGCTGGCCGGATCTATTACCCTTTCCGGCGGCCACGGCACCGGGGCGGCATGGAGTAAGCTGTTCGTCGAGCGCTACGGTTTTGCCAATGCCACCGAAGTGGCGATGGCCTGCGCGACCTTTGGCCTGGTGTTGGGTGGTCTGATCGGCGGCCCGGTGGCGCGTTATCTGGTGAAACACTCTTCCTCACCGGACGGGACCCCGGACGATCAGATGGCGCCGACCGCCTTTGAAAAGCCCGACGTAGGGCGGGTGATCACCTCGCTGGTGCTGATTGAAAGTATTGCCCTTATCGCTATCTGTCTGACGGTGGGTAAGGTTGTTGCGCAACTGCTGGCGGGAAGCGTCTTCGAGCTGCCCACCTTCGTCTGCGTATTGTTTATCGGCGTGATCCTCAGCAACAGCCTGGCGCTGGCGGGGCTGTATCGGGTGTTCGATCGCGCAGTATCGGTGCTGGGTAACGTCAGCCTGTCGCTGTTCCTCGCCATGGCGCTGATGAGCCTCAAGCTGTGGGAGCTGGCTTCCCTGGCGCTGCCGATGATTATTATCCTGGCGGTGCAATCAGTGGCGATGGCCCTGTATGCGGTGTTCGTCACCTACCGGATGATGGGCAAGAATTATGATGCCGCGGTGCTGGCGGCGGGCCATTGCGGCTTTGGTCTGGGCGCAACGCCGACGGCGATTGCCAATATGCAGGCGATTACCGACCGTTTTGGCCCGTCACATATGGCCTTCCTGGTGGTGCCGATGGTGGGGGCGTTCTTTATCGATATCGTCAACGCGCTGGTGATTAAGCTGTACCTGCTGCTGCCGATGTTTGGCTGA
- a CDS encoding nucleobase:cation symporter-2 family protein — MSVNTAESENAQPVAHKPASELIYRLEDRPPLPQTLFAAFQHLLAMFVAVITPALLICQALGLPAQDTQHIISMSLFASGVASIIQIKAWGPVGSGLLSIQGTSFNFVAPLIMGGTALKTGGADVPTMMAALFGTLMLASCTEMVLSRVLHLARRIITPLVSGVVVMIIGLSLIQVGLTSIGGGYAAMADHTFGAPKNLLLAGIVLALIIILNRQRNPYLRIASLVIAMAAGYLAAWFLDMLPANTASTNSSLITVPTPLYYGLGIDWSLLLPLMLVFMITSLETIGDITATSDVSEQPVSGPLYMKRLKGGVLANGLNSFVSAVFNTFPNSCFGQNNGVIQLTGVASRYVGFVVALMLIVLGLFPAVSGFVQHIPEPVLGGATLVMFGTIAASGVRIVSREPLNRRAILIIALSLAVGLGVSQQPLILQFAPDWLKNLLSSGIAAGGITAIVLNLIFPPEKA, encoded by the coding sequence ATGTCCGTTAACACCGCAGAGTCAGAAAATGCGCAACCGGTTGCGCACAAACCAGCCAGCGAATTAATCTACCGCCTCGAAGATCGCCCGCCGCTTCCGCAAACCCTGTTCGCCGCCTTCCAGCACCTGCTGGCGATGTTTGTCGCGGTGATCACCCCGGCGCTGTTAATCTGTCAGGCTCTCGGTCTCCCGGCGCAAGATACCCAACACATCATCAGCATGTCGCTGTTCGCCTCCGGCGTCGCCTCTATTATCCAGATCAAAGCCTGGGGCCCGGTCGGCTCCGGGCTGCTCTCCATTCAGGGCACCAGCTTCAACTTTGTCGCCCCGCTGATCATGGGCGGCACCGCGCTGAAAACCGGCGGCGCCGACGTTCCGACCATGATGGCCGCCCTGTTCGGCACCCTGATGCTGGCCAGTTGCACGGAAATGGTCCTCTCCCGCGTCCTGCACCTCGCGCGCCGCATCATTACCCCGTTGGTCTCCGGCGTGGTGGTGATGATTATCGGCCTGTCGCTGATTCAGGTCGGACTGACCTCCATCGGCGGTGGCTACGCGGCGATGGCCGACCATACCTTTGGCGCGCCGAAGAACCTGCTGCTGGCGGGCATCGTGCTGGCGCTGATTATTATCCTCAACCGCCAGCGCAACCCGTACCTGCGCATCGCTTCGCTGGTGATCGCCATGGCGGCGGGCTATCTGGCGGCGTGGTTCCTCGATATGCTGCCGGCCAACACCGCCTCAACCAACAGCAGCCTCATCACCGTCCCGACGCCGCTCTACTATGGCCTCGGCATCGACTGGAGCCTGCTGCTGCCCCTGATGCTGGTATTTATGATCACCTCCCTGGAAACCATCGGCGACATCACCGCCACCTCCGACGTCTCCGAACAGCCGGTCTCCGGTCCGCTGTATATGAAACGCCTGAAAGGCGGCGTGCTGGCTAACGGCCTGAACTCCTTTGTTTCCGCCGTTTTCAATACCTTCCCGAACTCCTGCTTCGGCCAGAACAACGGCGTGATCCAGCTGACCGGCGTCGCCAGCCGCTATGTGGGCTTTGTGGTGGCGCTGATGCTGATTGTGCTCGGCCTGTTCCCAGCGGTAAGCGGCTTTGTGCAGCATATTCCTGAGCCGGTACTTGGCGGCGCGACGCTGGTGATGTTCGGTACCATTGCCGCATCCGGCGTGCGCATCGTTTCCCGCGAGCCGCTGAACCGCCGGGCGATCCTGATTATCGCCCTGTCGCTGGCGGTGGGTCTTGGCGTATCGCAGCAGCCGCTGATCCTGCAGTTCGCGCCGGACTGGCTGAAGAACCTGCTCTCCTCCGGCATCGCCGCCGGCGGTATCACGGCGATTGTTCTGAATTTAATTTTCCCGCCAGAAAAAGCCTGA
- a CDS encoding PTS transporter subunit EIIC has product MPEIRQRIMENMQKFSRAMIGAVLFLPVIGLILALSSVLTNPTLIAETSFLHQLGQMLGDTFWPLFGNLGLLFCVGISYGLAKDKKTEVALVSVMCFIMFLGANHSWLENTHGLAEKINGEYYGTGQTQLLGFVVVDMGVFLGIILGCTIAWVHNKVSAIELPGALSMYGGAKLTLVAMTPVVIFYAIAFTWIWPFMTHGISALTGFMKNAGVAGVFVYGFFEKFLIPTGLHHFVWSPFQLTQIGGTLNVDGQVVSGTQAIFLAYMRHPDLTPVMNEALRFSQQGMTTIFGLAGASLAFYHTAKPEKKALAKAILLPAIITSMLTGITEPIEFTFLFVSPLLWVIHATLTAASQAICDIFTVRPWGASGLIEFLIYNLPLPVSLTRWPGYVLIGIGQFAVYYVIFRTLVVKLNLKTPGREDDENVKLYSKAEYRQKVAQPQSVTDDIIRGLGGKENIVSVDNCFTRLRVAVHDMARVDDAQLKKTGANGVVRNRNEVQVIYGVKVGQVRSRVDNWLAEN; this is encoded by the coding sequence ATGCCTGAAATACGTCAGCGTATTATGGAGAATATGCAAAAATTCTCCCGGGCCATGATCGGCGCCGTATTGTTCTTGCCGGTCATTGGCTTAATTCTGGCCCTCAGTTCAGTATTAACTAATCCGACATTAATTGCAGAAACCAGTTTCTTACACCAGCTTGGGCAGATGCTCGGCGACACCTTTTGGCCCTTATTTGGCAACCTTGGTTTATTGTTTTGCGTTGGCATTAGCTATGGCCTGGCAAAAGATAAAAAAACTGAAGTCGCGCTGGTTTCGGTGATGTGCTTTATTATGTTTCTTGGCGCCAACCACTCCTGGCTGGAAAATACTCACGGACTCGCCGAAAAAATTAACGGTGAATATTATGGCACCGGACAAACCCAACTATTGGGCTTTGTGGTGGTGGATATGGGTGTTTTCCTTGGCATTATTCTCGGCTGCACCATTGCGTGGGTGCACAATAAAGTCTCTGCCATTGAGCTGCCCGGCGCGCTGTCGATGTACGGTGGCGCCAAGCTGACGCTGGTGGCAATGACGCCGGTGGTTATCTTCTATGCTATCGCCTTTACCTGGATTTGGCCTTTTATGACCCATGGCATCTCCGCCCTCACCGGCTTTATGAAAAATGCCGGGGTCGCCGGGGTCTTCGTCTATGGTTTCTTTGAAAAATTTCTTATCCCGACCGGTCTGCACCATTTCGTCTGGTCCCCGTTCCAGCTCACCCAGATTGGCGGCACGCTGAACGTGGACGGCCAGGTCGTCTCCGGCACCCAGGCCATTTTCCTTGCCTATATGCGCCATCCAGATCTGACCCCGGTGATGAATGAAGCCTTACGCTTCTCGCAGCAGGGGATGACCACTATTTTCGGCCTGGCCGGCGCCTCGCTGGCGTTCTACCACACCGCGAAGCCGGAGAAAAAAGCGCTGGCGAAGGCGATTCTTCTGCCGGCGATCATCACCTCGATGCTGACCGGCATCACCGAACCGATTGAGTTTACTTTCTTGTTTGTCTCGCCGCTGCTGTGGGTGATCCACGCGACGTTAACCGCCGCCTCGCAGGCGATTTGCGACATCTTCACCGTGCGTCCCTGGGGGGCATCGGGCCTGATTGAGTTTCTGATCTATAACCTGCCGCTGCCGGTCTCTTTAACCCGCTGGCCGGGATATGTCCTGATCGGTATCGGCCAGTTTGCCGTCTACTACGTGATTTTCCGCACCCTGGTGGTGAAGCTGAACCTGAAAACGCCGGGTCGGGAAGATGACGAAAACGTGAAGCTCTACAGCAAAGCAGAGTACCGCCAGAAGGTCGCACAACCGCAGTCGGTCACTGATGACATTATTCGCGGTCTCGGGGGCAAGGAGAATATTGTCTCCGTTGATAATTGTTTTACTCGTCTGCGTGTGGCTGTGCACGATATGGCGCGGGTTGATGACGCGCAATTAAAAAAGACCGGCGCTAATGGCGTGGTACGCAATCGTAATGAAGTTCAGGTTATTTATGGCGTCAAAGTGGGACAGGTACGTTCCCGGGTTGATAACTGGTTAGCAGAAAATTAA
- a CDS encoding glycoside hydrolase — MKLTVLGGGGVRSAFLAKSLAYNAHRIGLTEVVFLDNSADNLAVFGEIARYVFNTIRPDIQFSTATDPVAALQNANYIITTLRVGGDESRIRDERIALAHNTLGQETTGAGGFAMAMRSIPAILRYCRLIEEHAAEDAILFNFTNPSGLVTEAIVKSGFKRRVYGICDAPSELIRELPAILGCEERDLSVECYGLNHFSWFTHFTVRGEEVTERLIASPELYQKTAMQYFSPELVRLCDNQLLNEYLYYYYYRELALKAIQEAGETRGEQIARINHEMREALRTVDARTQPEAAFTIWMQHYLRRENSYMQNESQQEKFHTREPLTLRQFIEEPDTGGYAGVALDILEAVNSTTTKRIVVSIQNNGTLDFLRPDDVIEISCDLSRDGLKPVTPVNVPVAQKNMISCVKEYERLAVAAILQQDKSLAVRALMAHPLIGSYSLAKTLVEAYLDDEQFAAWR, encoded by the coding sequence ATGAAATTAACCGTATTAGGCGGGGGCGGCGTTCGCTCTGCATTTTTAGCGAAATCTCTGGCCTATAACGCTCACCGCATTGGTTTAACAGAAGTGGTTTTTCTCGATAACTCTGCTGATAATCTGGCGGTATTTGGCGAAATTGCCCGCTATGTATTTAATACCATTCGCCCGGATATTCAGTTTAGTACCGCCACCGACCCGGTCGCGGCGCTGCAGAACGCCAATTATATCATTACCACTTTGCGGGTTGGCGGTGACGAAAGCCGCATTCGCGACGAGCGCATTGCGCTTGCCCATAACACTCTCGGCCAGGAGACCACCGGCGCCGGCGGTTTCGCCATGGCCATGCGCTCGATCCCGGCGATCCTTCGCTATTGCCGGCTGATCGAAGAACATGCCGCCGAAGACGCCATTCTGTTTAACTTTACCAACCCGTCCGGCCTGGTGACAGAAGCGATCGTCAAGTCCGGCTTTAAGCGCCGGGTCTATGGGATCTGCGACGCTCCCTCCGAGCTAATTCGTGAACTGCCCGCGATCCTTGGCTGTGAGGAGCGCGACCTCAGCGTGGAATGCTATGGGCTGAACCATTTCTCATGGTTTACCCATTTCACCGTACGCGGAGAAGAGGTGACTGAACGGCTGATTGCCAGCCCGGAACTGTATCAGAAGACGGCGATGCAGTACTTCTCACCCGAGCTGGTACGGCTTTGCGATAATCAACTGCTCAATGAATATCTCTATTATTACTACTACCGAGAGTTAGCGCTGAAGGCGATTCAGGAGGCCGGCGAGACGCGCGGAGAGCAGATCGCCCGCATCAATCATGAGATGCGCGAGGCGCTGCGCACCGTGGATGCCAGAACGCAGCCGGAAGCCGCCTTCACCATCTGGATGCAGCATTACCTGCGCCGGGAAAACAGCTATATGCAAAACGAGTCGCAGCAGGAGAAATTCCACACCCGCGAACCGCTGACGCTGCGCCAGTTTATCGAAGAGCCGGACACCGGCGGCTATGCCGGGGTGGCGCTGGATATTCTGGAAGCGGTGAACAGCACCACCACCAAGCGGATCGTGGTATCGATCCAGAATAATGGCACGCTCGATTTTTTACGCCCGGACGACGTGATCGAGATCAGCTGCGACCTGAGCCGGGACGGCCTCAAGCCGGTAACGCCGGTCAACGTGCCGGTGGCGCAGAAGAATATGATTTCCTGTGTGAAAGAGTATGAGCGGCTGGCGGTGGCGGCGATCCTGCAGCAGGATAAGTCGCTGGCGGTGCGGGCGCTGATGGCGCACCCGCTGATCGGTTCATATTCGCTGGCAAAAACCCTGGTCGAGGCCTACCTCGACGATGAACAGTTCGCCGCCTGGCGGTAG
- a CDS encoding MurR/RpiR family transcriptional regulator yields the protein MDLENIFRDVKLSKTEMTVLRFIQNDPEQCIRQGIRAVAEQCYSNPSSLVRLAKKLKFSGWLELVYFIKFNITMPKLDVTNDIDYMSIQPAEALTPLLTSLAQQRVLIHGSGFSQLIAQYIYNKFLVTGVNASLALWPDYEILEQKNAACFDSIWIISKSGRSSSALNWVKALEGKEINLVCFTGDYQSPLAQAADTAFIIHDPQKFDDDIYWSNPFFGYCILGFERLLKMWFTSAPCTM from the coding sequence ATGGACTTAGAAAATATCTTTCGTGACGTGAAGCTAAGCAAAACGGAAATGACCGTGCTGCGTTTTATCCAGAACGACCCGGAGCAGTGTATCCGCCAGGGGATCCGCGCCGTGGCGGAGCAGTGCTACAGCAACCCCTCTTCACTGGTACGGTTGGCGAAAAAGCTTAAGTTCAGCGGCTGGCTGGAGCTGGTCTATTTCATCAAGTTCAATATCACCATGCCGAAGCTCGATGTCACCAACGATATCGACTATATGAGCATTCAGCCGGCGGAGGCGCTGACGCCGCTGCTGACAAGCCTCGCGCAGCAGCGCGTCCTGATCCACGGCAGCGGTTTTTCACAGCTGATTGCCCAGTATATTTATAACAAGTTTCTCGTCACCGGCGTCAACGCCAGCCTGGCGCTGTGGCCGGATTACGAAATTCTCGAACAGAAAAATGCTGCCTGCTTCGACTCCATCTGGATCATTTCCAAATCCGGGCGCAGCAGCTCAGCGCTCAACTGGGTAAAGGCTCTGGAAGGAAAGGAAATCAACCTGGTCTGCTTTACCGGCGATTATCAAAGCCCGCTGGCGCAGGCTGCGGATACGGCGTTTATTATTCACGACCCGCAGAAGTTCGACGATGATATTTACTGGAGCAACCCGTTTTTCGGCTACTGCATATTGGGCTTTGAGCGGTTGTTAAAAATGTGGTTTACAAGCGCACCTTGCACGATGTAG
- a CDS encoding IS110 family transposase — translation MENKLHFIGIDVAKAKLDVDMLRPDGRHRSKKFANTPKGHNELVSWLCGHQVSNAHVCMEATGTYMEDVAAHLSDAGYLVSIINPLLSKAFVQSQGIRSKTDTVDARQLAYFCREKRPVIWEAPHPVERALRALVLRHQALTEMHVQEQNRRESAREVQLPSIDMHLLWLETELKRIEKQIKDLTDDDPDMKHRRKLLDSIPGIGAKTSAVLLAYVGLKNRFLEARQFAAFAGLTPKQHESGSSIRRVSRMSKMGHMSLRRALYMPAMVTLYKTEWGRIFRERLEKSGKNAKLIIGAMMRKLAQVAYGVLKSGRPFDATQHTENACMA, via the coding sequence ATGGAAAACAAACTCCACTTTATCGGCATTGATGTTGCCAAAGCTAAACTCGATGTCGATATGCTGCGCCCTGATGGCCGTCACCGCAGCAAGAAATTTGCCAACACCCCAAAAGGCCATAACGAGCTCGTCAGCTGGTTGTGCGGTCATCAGGTCAGCAATGCCCACGTCTGCATGGAAGCGACCGGGACGTATATGGAAGATGTCGCCGCTCATCTCTCTGACGCGGGGTATCTGGTCTCCATTATCAATCCGTTGCTCAGCAAAGCGTTCGTCCAGAGCCAGGGAATACGCAGCAAAACCGATACGGTGGATGCCCGCCAGCTGGCGTATTTTTGCCGGGAGAAACGCCCGGTGATATGGGAAGCCCCCCATCCGGTTGAGCGGGCCCTGCGGGCGCTGGTGCTGCGGCATCAGGCACTGACGGAAATGCATGTTCAGGAGCAGAACCGGCGGGAAAGTGCCCGTGAAGTTCAGTTGCCGAGTATCGACATGCACCTGCTGTGGCTGGAGACGGAACTGAAGCGTATCGAAAAGCAGATAAAAGACCTGACGGATGATGATCCGGATATGAAGCACCGTCGCAAACTGCTGGACAGTATCCCGGGGATCGGAGCGAAAACATCGGCGGTGTTGCTGGCTTACGTGGGGCTGAAAAACAGATTCCTGGAAGCGAGGCAGTTCGCGGCGTTCGCGGGTCTGACACCAAAGCAGCATGAATCAGGCAGCAGCATCCGGCGGGTGAGTCGGATGAGTAAAATGGGTCATATGTCGCTGCGCCGTGCGCTGTACATGCCGGCAATGGTGACGCTGTACAAGACAGAATGGGGTCGGATATTCAGGGAACGACTGGAGAAGAGCGGAAAAAATGCAAAGCTGATCATCGGTGCAATGATGCGGAAGCTGGCACAGGTGGCGTACGGGGTCCTGAAATCGGGACGCCCGTTCGATGCCACGCAGCATACGGAAAATGCTTGCATGGCATAA
- a CDS encoding IS110 family transposase, giving the protein MNIKRIGLDLAKNIFQIHAVDHHEHVVLRKTLRRDRMTAFFSQLSPCLIGIEACGAAHYWARELTRMGHTVRIIPPQRVKSYLKGQKNDANDAEAICEAISRPGMRFVAMKTERQQTLQAEHRVRARLVRARTALSNEMRGLLGEFGLVLPVGIRQLRKALPEILSQQELWDDRFIRLLSELAEELQMLDERVARHDRRLEQSARDDIRIKRLLAIEGMGPVVASALVAAVGDGRQFKSGREMAAYLGLVPRQHSSGGKARLGSISKRGDSYLRTLIIHGARAVLNACQNKTDRRSQWLKALSERRNRNIATVALANKNARIAWAILSREEDYHGLQAAG; this is encoded by the coding sequence ATGAATATTAAACGTATTGGTCTCGACCTGGCTAAAAATATCTTCCAGATACATGCCGTGGATCACCATGAACATGTTGTCCTGCGTAAAACCCTGCGCCGGGACCGCATGACCGCCTTTTTCTCTCAACTCTCTCCCTGCCTTATCGGGATTGAAGCCTGCGGCGCCGCCCACTACTGGGCCCGCGAGCTGACCCGTATGGGGCATACCGTACGCATTATCCCGCCTCAGCGGGTCAAGTCCTATCTTAAAGGGCAGAAGAATGACGCCAACGACGCGGAAGCTATCTGCGAGGCTATCAGCCGTCCCGGAATGCGCTTTGTGGCCATGAAGACAGAGCGGCAGCAGACGCTGCAGGCAGAGCACCGCGTCCGGGCCCGGCTCGTCCGCGCCCGGACAGCCCTGAGTAATGAGATGCGGGGACTGCTGGGTGAGTTTGGTCTGGTACTGCCGGTGGGAATAAGGCAGCTACGTAAGGCATTGCCGGAGATACTGTCGCAACAAGAGCTGTGGGATGACCGCTTTATCCGCCTGCTGAGCGAACTGGCGGAAGAGCTGCAGATGCTGGATGAGCGGGTCGCCCGCCATGACAGGCGGCTTGAGCAGTCAGCACGGGATGATATCCGGATAAAAAGGCTGCTGGCGATAGAGGGTATGGGGCCGGTGGTGGCCAGTGCGCTGGTGGCGGCGGTCGGCGATGGCAGACAGTTCAAAAGTGGTCGGGAGATGGCGGCGTATCTGGGTCTGGTCCCGCGGCAGCACTCCAGTGGCGGGAAAGCGCGGCTGGGGTCTATCAGCAAACGGGGAGACAGTTACCTGCGGACGCTGATAATCCACGGTGCGCGTGCGGTGCTGAACGCGTGTCAGAATAAAACCGACAGACGCAGCCAGTGGCTGAAGGCGTTATCGGAAAGGCGAAACCGGAATATCGCGACGGTGGCGCTGGCGAACAAGAATGCGCGAATAGCATGGGCGATACTGAGCCGCGAAGAAGATTACCATGGGTTACAGGCCGCCGGTTAA